One Halobacterium sp. DL1 DNA window includes the following coding sequences:
- a CDS encoding urease accessory protein UreF gives MSDDAALEAFRLADSFLPVGTNSVSYGLEQFVADDRVADADDVEALLATHLRRLFGPGELVALRAAHASALDEDLEGVCEADRRLAAVTLPAEFRESAAHAGARLLDVQREVRDDAFLAAYAERVPGEAPGFHAVVLGATAARADISEREACLVCCHGFVTGLLGAAQRLLSLGHSDVQRVLADLQSTIADAVEDSADRSLAELTPFAPLVDVLAADHERADRRLFLS, from the coding sequence GTGAGCGACGACGCGGCGCTCGAGGCGTTCCGGCTGGCGGACTCGTTCCTCCCCGTCGGGACGAACAGCGTCTCCTACGGCCTCGAGCAGTTCGTCGCGGACGACCGCGTAGCCGACGCCGACGACGTCGAGGCGCTGCTGGCGACCCACCTCCGCCGGCTGTTCGGTCCGGGTGAACTGGTCGCGCTGCGGGCCGCCCACGCCAGCGCACTCGACGAGGACCTCGAGGGCGTCTGTGAAGCCGACCGCCGACTCGCCGCGGTGACGCTTCCGGCGGAGTTCCGCGAGAGCGCCGCACACGCGGGCGCGCGCCTGCTCGACGTCCAGCGCGAGGTCCGCGACGACGCGTTCCTCGCGGCCTACGCCGAGCGCGTCCCAGGCGAAGCGCCCGGCTTCCACGCGGTCGTGCTGGGCGCGACGGCGGCCCGGGCCGACATCTCCGAGCGCGAGGCGTGCCTGGTCTGCTGTCACGGCTTCGTCACCGGCTTGCTCGGCGCGGCCCAGCGGCTGCTCTCGCTGGGGCACAGCGACGTCCAGCGGGTGCTCGCCGACCTCCAGTCGACCATCGCCGACGCGGTCGAGGACAGCGCCGACCGCTCGCTCGCGGAGCTGACGCCGTTCGCGCCGCTCGTCGACGTGCTCGCGGCCGACCACGAGCGCGCCGACCGCCGGCTGTTCCTGAGCTGA
- a CDS encoding halocyanin has product MNESYSRRQFVAGVSVASAVALAGCGGTGDDGDGGGETTEPADGGGGGTTEATTEAGGGEETTTESGGGGGGGENLVAAGPNAELVFEPEEITISSGETVTWEFESAGHNVSAWPEMNEEIAIPEGAEGFGTMEQGGDEFAVVPQGETYEHTFETTGEYTYICVPHVASGMIGTVVVE; this is encoded by the coding sequence ATGAACGAGTCCTATTCGAGGCGACAGTTTGTCGCTGGCGTCAGCGTCGCCAGCGCAGTCGCACTCGCGGGCTGCGGAGGTACCGGCGACGACGGTGACGGTGGCGGCGAGACGACCGAACCGGCGGACGGCGGTGGTGGGGGGACGACGGAGGCGACGACCGAGGCCGGCGGTGGCGAGGAGACGACGACGGAGTCGGGCGGCGGTGGGGGTGGCGGCGAGAACCTCGTCGCCGCAGGCCCGAACGCGGAACTCGTGTTCGAGCCCGAGGAGATCACCATCTCCAGCGGCGAGACGGTGACCTGGGAGTTCGAGAGTGCCGGACACAACGTCTCCGCGTGGCCGGAGATGAACGAGGAGATAGCCATCCCGGAGGGCGCCGAGGGGTTCGGCACGATGGAACAGGGCGGCGACGAGTTCGCCGTCGTCCCCCAGGGTGAGACGTACGAGCACACCTTCGAGACGACGGGCGAGTACACCTACATCTGCGTCCCCCACGTCGCGTCCGGGATGATCGGCACCGTCGTCGTCGAGTGA
- a CDS encoding copper-binding protein, whose amino-acid sequence MRKHSRRTFLASVGTASALALAGCSSGSGQSEDDGGDTTTESDDSGGGGDSGSFTETSTIEMNDELAFAPKQVQVSAGTTVTWENVGAVAHSVTAYEDEIPDGAAYFASGGFDAEQAANEAYPDEGSIPEGETYEHTFETTGTYEYYCIPHEMSGMVGTIKVV is encoded by the coding sequence ATGAGGAAACACTCACGACGCACGTTCCTGGCATCGGTCGGCACGGCGAGCGCACTCGCGCTCGCGGGCTGCTCCTCCGGGTCGGGACAGAGCGAGGACGATGGTGGCGACACGACCACCGAGTCCGACGACTCCGGGGGCGGTGGCGACTCGGGGTCGTTCACGGAGACCAGCACCATCGAGATGAACGACGAACTCGCGTTCGCACCCAAGCAGGTCCAGGTCTCGGCGGGGACCACGGTCACGTGGGAGAACGTCGGTGCGGTCGCCCACTCCGTCACCGCCTACGAGGACGAGATTCCCGACGGGGCGGCGTACTTCGCCTCGGGCGGGTTCGACGCGGAGCAGGCCGCCAACGAGGCCTACCCCGACGAGGGGAGCATTCCGGAGGGCGAGACCTACGAGCACACGTTCGAGACGACCGGCACGTACGAGTACTACTGCATCCCCCACGAGATGAGCGGGATGGTCGGCACCATCAAGGTGGTCTGA
- a CDS encoding nitrous-oxide reductase, translating into MTETPSDGTDSTDLDPEAVVERHERQIEDLLAEVDEPTPRDDDSPTLELAGLELNRRDFVKAGVATGAMAGLAGCSGDIINRGGSGGGSGGGSKSGSAPDHKVPPGEHDEYYGFWSGGQSGEIRVVGIPSMRELMRIPVFNKEASRGYGFDDETREMLEGAGDYTWGDNHHPVLSETDGDYDGEYLWVNDKANGRIARVSLKYFETDAITDVPNVQSVHGCAVQSPDTGYIFGNGEFRVPLPNDGRDVHSPENYASLFSAVNPETMETEWQVRVDGNLDIVDTDKDGRWAIASAYNSEEATEASGMTHDDRDFVKAFDVPRIEKAVEAGEYEEVNGVPVVDGTKDSPLNSGGSPIVRYIPTPKSPHCVEVGPNGKYAFIAGKLSPTVTMLDIEALDSSSDPDDVVAGRPKVGLGPLHTTFDGNGHAYTSLFIDSQAVKWDIEAAVDADAGSTDPVMEKVDVHYNPGHIQAVEAMTTDPDGEWLVSLNKLSKDRFLPVGPIHPDNDQLIHIGQGETEMEVVADHPAYPEPHDCVFAHRDKLDPATTYDKADYEGEKPFVKQSDSGIERTGERSVDVKMSSMRSEFGLKEFTVTEGDEVTFTVTNIEGVRDIIHGVAIPEYDIHLAIAPQDTREVTFTADEPGVYWFYCTYFCSALHLEMRSRMIVEPRE; encoded by the coding sequence ATGACAGAAACACCGTCCGACGGCACCGACAGCACCGACCTCGACCCGGAGGCGGTCGTCGAGCGACACGAGCGCCAGATCGAGGACCTCCTCGCCGAGGTCGACGAACCGACCCCGCGCGACGACGACTCGCCGACGCTCGAGCTCGCTGGCCTGGAGCTCAACCGCCGGGACTTCGTGAAGGCCGGCGTCGCGACCGGCGCGATGGCCGGGCTCGCGGGCTGTTCCGGCGACATCATCAATCGCGGTGGCTCCGGTGGGGGCTCCGGCGGTGGGAGCAAGAGCGGGTCGGCGCCCGACCACAAGGTCCCGCCGGGCGAACACGACGAGTACTACGGCTTCTGGTCGGGCGGCCAGTCCGGCGAGATCCGCGTCGTCGGCATCCCGTCGATGCGTGAACTGATGCGCATCCCGGTGTTCAACAAGGAGGCCTCCCGCGGCTACGGCTTCGACGACGAGACCAGGGAGATGCTGGAGGGCGCCGGCGACTACACGTGGGGTGACAACCACCACCCCGTGCTCTCCGAGACGGACGGCGACTACGACGGCGAGTACCTCTGGGTGAACGACAAGGCCAACGGCCGCATCGCCCGGGTGAGCCTGAAGTACTTCGAGACGGACGCCATCACGGACGTCCCGAACGTCCAGTCCGTCCACGGCTGCGCCGTCCAGAGTCCCGACACGGGCTACATCTTCGGCAACGGGGAGTTCCGCGTGCCGCTGCCGAACGACGGCCGCGACGTCCACAGCCCCGAGAACTACGCGTCGCTGTTCTCGGCGGTCAACCCCGAGACGATGGAGACGGAGTGGCAGGTGAGAGTTGACGGCAACCTCGACATCGTCGACACCGACAAGGACGGCCGCTGGGCCATCGCGTCGGCGTACAACTCCGAGGAGGCCACGGAGGCCTCCGGGATGACCCACGACGACCGCGACTTCGTGAAGGCGTTCGACGTCCCTCGTATCGAGAAGGCCGTCGAGGCCGGCGAGTACGAGGAGGTCAACGGCGTCCCCGTCGTCGACGGGACCAAGGACAGCCCGCTGAACAGCGGCGGTAGCCCCATCGTGCGGTATATCCCGACGCCGAAGAGCCCGCACTGCGTCGAGGTCGGGCCGAACGGGAAGTACGCGTTCATCGCCGGGAAGCTGTCGCCGACAGTGACGATGCTCGACATCGAGGCGCTCGACTCCTCGAGTGACCCCGACGACGTCGTCGCCGGCCGCCCGAAGGTCGGCCTCGGGCCGCTGCACACGACCTTCGACGGGAACGGCCACGCGTACACGTCGCTGTTCATCGACTCGCAGGCCGTCAAGTGGGACATCGAGGCGGCCGTCGACGCGGACGCGGGCTCGACGGACCCGGTGATGGAGAAGGTCGACGTCCACTACAATCCGGGCCACATCCAGGCCGTCGAGGCGATGACCACCGACCCGGACGGCGAGTGGCTGGTCAGCCTCAACAAGCTCTCGAAGGACCGGTTCCTGCCGGTCGGCCCGATCCACCCGGACAACGACCAGCTCATCCACATCGGGCAGGGCGAGACGGAGATGGAGGTCGTGGCCGACCACCCGGCCTACCCCGAGCCCCACGACTGCGTGTTCGCCCACCGGGACAAACTCGACCCCGCGACGACGTACGACAAGGCCGACTACGAGGGCGAGAAGCCGTTCGTCAAGCAGTCCGACTCGGGCATCGAGCGCACGGGCGAGCGCTCCGTCGACGTGAAGATGTCCTCGATGCGGTCGGAGTTCGGCCTCAAGGAGTTCACGGTGACGGAGGGCGACGAGGTCACGTTCACCGTCACGAACATCGAGGGTGTGCGCGACATCATCCACGGCGTCGCCATCCCCGAGTACGACATCCACCTCGCCATCGCGCCCCAGGACACCCGGGAGGTCACGTTCACCGCGGACGAGCCCGGCGTGTACTGGTTCTACTGCACGTACTTCTGCAGCGCGCTCCACCTGGAGATGCGCTCGCGGATGATCGTGGAACCGCGCGAGTAG
- a CDS encoding copper-binding protein encodes MRDRRVERWFAVAAAVLLVVSVGAVVATPAENPSRDQTVDFDASVPAEYEFAAPPADGHATVDDQRYDTLDGALAAAAPGDTVRVTGTVEGPVTLDTPGVTVVGTSPSESVVRGQGEGTVLTVNASDVTVRDVWVTDAGYSTTDNDAAVWVAGANATVDGVRVTNTTFGVWVDGASGATIRDSAIVGRESIARLSDRGNGIQLWEADGAVVANNTITDARDGIYFSWSTDVLARNNTMWDLRYGVHYMYSDHNRLANNTAFDNDVGYALMVSDDIDVVDNVAVNNSGTSGHGVLLKEVDHSRVARNDLVGNGNGLFVYNSMDNDVVDNLVLANDVGVHLTAGSTDARASGNSFVDNGDAMKAVLGEQVAWNGSDRGNYWDGARPVDVDHDGVSEVRFQATGVLDEMSHRQPEVEVFASSPAFDAVRLATRSVPLLETPGVVDHHPLARPAHDDWRRYYE; translated from the coding sequence GTGCGTGACCGACGCGTCGAGCGCTGGTTCGCGGTCGCGGCCGCCGTGCTGCTCGTCGTGAGTGTCGGCGCCGTCGTCGCCACGCCGGCGGAGAACCCCAGCCGGGACCAGACCGTCGACTTCGACGCGTCGGTCCCCGCGGAGTACGAGTTCGCCGCCCCACCGGCCGACGGCCACGCGACCGTCGACGACCAGCGCTACGACACCCTCGACGGCGCGCTCGCCGCCGCCGCTCCCGGCGACACCGTCCGCGTGACGGGCACCGTCGAGGGCCCGGTGACCCTCGACACCCCCGGCGTCACCGTCGTCGGCACCTCTCCCTCGGAGTCGGTCGTCCGCGGACAGGGCGAGGGGACGGTGCTGACGGTGAACGCCAGCGACGTGACCGTCCGCGACGTCTGGGTCACGGACGCTGGCTACAGCACCACCGACAACGACGCCGCCGTCTGGGTGGCCGGTGCGAATGCGACCGTGGACGGCGTCCGCGTCACGAACACCACGTTCGGCGTCTGGGTCGACGGCGCGTCCGGGGCCACGATTCGCGACTCGGCCATCGTCGGCCGGGAGTCGATCGCCCGGCTCTCGGACCGCGGCAACGGCATCCAGCTCTGGGAGGCCGACGGCGCCGTCGTCGCCAACAACACCATCACAGACGCCCGCGACGGCATCTACTTCTCCTGGAGCACGGACGTGCTCGCGCGGAACAACACGATGTGGGACCTCCGCTACGGCGTCCACTACATGTACTCCGACCACAACCGCCTGGCGAACAACACCGCGTTCGACAACGACGTCGGCTACGCGCTGATGGTCTCCGACGACATCGACGTCGTCGACAACGTCGCCGTCAACAACTCGGGGACCAGCGGGCACGGCGTCCTCCTGAAGGAGGTCGACCACTCACGCGTCGCCCGCAACGACCTGGTCGGCAACGGCAACGGGCTGTTCGTCTACAACTCCATGGACAACGACGTCGTGGACAACCTCGTGCTCGCCAACGACGTCGGCGTCCACCTCACCGCGGGGAGTACCGACGCCCGCGCCAGCGGCAACTCCTTCGTCGACAACGGCGACGCGATGAAGGCCGTCCTCGGCGAGCAGGTCGCCTGGAACGGCAGCGACCGCGGGAACTACTGGGACGGCGCCCGGCCCGTGGACGTCGACCACGACGGCGTCAGCGAGGTCCGGTTCCAGGCGACCGGCGTGCTCGACGAGATGAGTCACAGACAGCCGGAGGTGGAGGTGTTCGCGTCGAGTCCCGCCTTCGACGCGGTGCGACTGGCGACGCGCTCCGTGCCGCTGCTCGAGACACCGGGCGTCGTCGACCACCACCCCCTGGCGAGACCGGCACACGACGACTGGAGGCGATACTATGAGTGA
- a CDS encoding copper ABC transporter ATP-binding protein → MSEIEISDVEKRYGTVTALDGVSLTVDRGETFGLVGRNGAGKTTLFKMLVGHATPDAGSVSVGGLSPTAGTALRERVGYLPEQAGFPPSFTGREVLGFHARVRDVPGDVRDQRVQRVLQTVGLADAADRHVGGYSNGMNRRLGLATTLVGNPAVLLLDEPTAGLDPAGVADFHDIVETLSRETDVTIVVTSHVLGEIERLCDRVAILDEGRVTVEGDVTDLRRSAGDTVSVVATVEDAEGAADYLADSAGVVAVAADPPQVRLECERAAVFDVLDDLRNAAEVADVEVAEPGLDAVFRDAVAAGRGVDFGLAGGERR, encoded by the coding sequence ATGAGTGAAATCGAAATCAGCGACGTGGAGAAACGCTACGGCACCGTCACCGCCCTCGACGGCGTCTCCCTCACCGTCGACCGCGGGGAGACGTTCGGCCTCGTCGGCCGCAACGGGGCCGGCAAGACGACGCTGTTCAAGATGCTCGTCGGCCACGCGACGCCGGACGCCGGCAGCGTCTCGGTCGGCGGGCTCTCGCCGACGGCGGGCACCGCGCTTCGCGAGCGCGTCGGCTACCTCCCCGAGCAGGCCGGCTTCCCGCCGTCGTTCACGGGACGGGAGGTGCTCGGGTTCCACGCCCGCGTCCGCGACGTCCCCGGCGACGTCCGCGACCAGCGCGTCCAGCGCGTGCTCCAGACCGTGGGGCTCGCGGACGCCGCCGACCGCCACGTCGGGGGGTACTCCAACGGGATGAACCGACGGCTCGGGCTCGCGACCACGCTCGTCGGCAACCCCGCGGTGCTCCTGCTGGACGAACCGACCGCCGGCCTCGACCCCGCGGGCGTCGCCGACTTCCACGACATCGTGGAGACGCTCTCCCGGGAGACCGACGTCACCATCGTCGTCACCTCCCACGTGCTCGGCGAGATCGAACGCCTCTGCGACCGCGTCGCCATCCTCGACGAGGGACGGGTCACCGTGGAGGGCGACGTCACCGACCTCCGGCGGTCCGCCGGCGACACCGTCTCCGTGGTCGCGACGGTCGAGGACGCCGAGGGCGCCGCCGACTACCTGGCAGACAGCGCGGGCGTCGTCGCCGTCGCCGCGGACCCGCCACAGGTCCGCCTGGAGTGCGAGCGCGCCGCCGTCTTCGACGTGCTCGACGACCTGCGGAACGCCGCCGAGGTGGCGGACGTCGAGGTCGCCGAGCCGGGCCTCGACGCCGTGTTCCGGGACGCGGTCGCCGCAGGACGCGGTGTCGACTTCGGACTCGCCGGAGGTGAGCGCCGATGA
- a CDS encoding ABC transporter permease — protein sequence MSDDEPATDGSGVTTAGVELGLETEARTGTGSVSALRAAAVDTGLVAVREYRLAVRRRWALGVAVLFALFSVALVFLGGSAVGPTRVAAVLASFAQLGVYVVPLAALAVGFDTIVGADESGSLEMLLALPLSNAAVVVGTYLGRAAALGGGMLVGFAVGGALLVRFAGVGVVGSYASVVLTAVATALAFLGVSVLASTLASEKTHALGAALAAWVWFVLVHDLVALGLVATLDLPEWVVGAAVLANPADLFRVFVLRGVSTTAGGIAGVLTGTGLTTPVLLAALAAWIVLPVAGAVLAFRRRSV from the coding sequence ATGAGCGACGACGAGCCCGCTACCGACGGCAGCGGCGTTACGACCGCCGGCGTCGAACTCGGACTCGAGACCGAGGCCCGGACCGGCACCGGGTCGGTGTCGGCGCTCCGCGCGGCCGCCGTCGACACCGGTCTCGTCGCCGTCAGGGAGTACCGTCTCGCGGTCCGGCGGCGCTGGGCGCTCGGCGTCGCGGTGCTGTTCGCGCTGTTCTCGGTCGCGCTCGTCTTCCTCGGCGGCTCCGCGGTCGGCCCCACGCGGGTGGCCGCCGTTCTCGCGAGCTTCGCGCAGCTCGGCGTCTACGTCGTGCCGCTGGCCGCGCTCGCGGTCGGCTTCGACACCATCGTCGGCGCCGACGAGAGCGGCTCCCTGGAGATGCTGCTCGCGCTCCCGCTGTCGAACGCCGCCGTCGTCGTCGGGACGTATCTCGGGCGGGCGGCCGCGCTCGGCGGCGGGATGCTCGTCGGCTTCGCCGTCGGTGGCGCGCTCCTCGTCCGGTTCGCTGGCGTCGGCGTGGTCGGCTCGTACGCGAGCGTCGTCCTCACGGCAGTCGCCACTGCGCTCGCGTTCCTCGGAGTGAGCGTCCTCGCGTCCACGCTCGCCAGCGAGAAGACCCACGCGCTCGGCGCCGCGCTCGCCGCGTGGGTGTGGTTCGTGCTCGTCCACGACCTCGTCGCGCTCGGCCTCGTCGCGACCCTCGACCTCCCCGAGTGGGTCGTCGGCGCCGCCGTGCTCGCGAACCCCGCGGACCTCTTCCGCGTGTTCGTGCTGCGCGGCGTCTCCACCACAGCCGGGGGCATCGCGGGCGTGCTCACCGGCACCGGCCTGACGACGCCCGTCCTGCTCGCCGCGCTCGCAGCCTGGATCGTCCTGCCCGTCGCCGGCGCGGTGCTCGCGTTCCGCCGCCGGTCGGTCTGA
- a CDS encoding NosL has protein sequence MTRYPTRRTFVATGVATLTTAIAGCTALGGASGSDDSGPKPGPIDLSGGKSDDQGGMLIGEHFGPNGQVFYADNSPEGHDNPAWFHTLAVGLFPYHLAREQQGWTAEAVYVTDYSAVDYDLTERKGQQYISTHTAADTFGDAETLTYVAGSRVHGGMGTELVPFSDDSDASAFVSTHGGRTLSFDEVDRAFLQSYR, from the coding sequence ATGACACGATACCCAACTCGTCGCACGTTCGTCGCGACCGGTGTTGCAACGCTCACGACCGCGATCGCCGGCTGTACCGCCCTCGGCGGTGCCTCCGGGAGTGACGACTCGGGCCCGAAACCGGGCCCTATCGACCTCTCGGGCGGCAAGTCCGACGACCAGGGCGGGATGCTCATCGGCGAGCACTTCGGGCCGAACGGCCAGGTGTTCTACGCCGACAACAGTCCGGAGGGTCACGACAACCCCGCGTGGTTCCACACGCTCGCCGTCGGCCTGTTCCCGTACCACCTCGCGCGCGAGCAGCAGGGGTGGACCGCCGAAGCGGTCTACGTGACGGACTACTCGGCGGTGGACTACGACCTCACCGAGCGCAAGGGACAGCAGTACATCAGCACGCACACCGCCGCAGACACGTTCGGCGACGCCGAGACGCTGACGTACGTCGCCGGCAGCCGCGTCCACGGCGGCATGGGCACGGAACTCGTCCCGTTCTCCGACGACAGCGACGCGTCGGCGTTCGTCAGCACCCACGGCGGCCGGACGCTGTCGTTCGACGAGGTCGACCGGGCGTTCCTCCAGTCCTACCGGTAG
- a CDS encoding aldehyde dehydrogenase produces the protein MSDLDLTDVDWTAQYIDGEYVAPDDGDTISVEDPSTREQFAEVPAGTTGDVDAAYEAAAAAQDEWASRPPQQRASVVRTARDLLKENRDEILDLLAAESGSTRTKGMAEFYTSVGITGEAASFPTRMSGDRRDSTVAGKENIVVREPKGVVGVISPWNFPLNLSIRAVAPAIATGNSVVLKPATNTPVTGGLLLAKLFEAAGLPEGVLNVVTGHGSEVGDRIAGHPEADVVAFTGSTEVGKQVAGTAATNLATPAMELGGNNVHIVTEDADLDRAIDGGVFGSFLHSGQVCISVNRHLVHEDVYDEYVHRLTERAEELPTGTAHEPQTVVGPIIDESQRDQILDFVEQTVDAGATVETGGGHDGLVVEPTVLSDATNDMAAACNEHFGPVAPVIPFSDDDEAVEMANSTDYGLSGSVHSGDVGRARDIADRIDTGMIHINDQPINDEPHVPFGGVGDSGMGRYNGEAVLEEFTEQKWISVQREERDYPF, from the coding sequence ATGTCCGACCTCGACCTCACCGACGTCGACTGGACCGCACAGTACATCGACGGCGAGTACGTCGCACCCGACGACGGCGACACCATCTCCGTCGAGGACCCGTCGACGCGCGAGCAGTTCGCCGAGGTGCCCGCGGGCACCACTGGCGACGTCGACGCCGCCTACGAGGCGGCCGCCGCCGCGCAGGACGAGTGGGCTTCCCGCCCGCCCCAGCAGCGAGCCTCCGTCGTCCGGACCGCACGCGACCTCCTCAAGGAGAACCGCGACGAGATTCTCGACCTCCTCGCCGCCGAGTCCGGGTCGACGCGCACGAAGGGGATGGCGGAGTTCTACACCTCCGTCGGCATCACGGGCGAGGCCGCCTCCTTCCCCACGCGGATGTCCGGCGACCGCCGCGACTCCACGGTCGCGGGCAAGGAGAACATCGTCGTCCGCGAACCGAAGGGCGTCGTCGGCGTCATCTCCCCGTGGAACTTCCCGCTGAACCTCTCCATCCGCGCCGTCGCCCCCGCCATCGCCACCGGCAACAGCGTCGTCCTGAAGCCCGCGACGAACACACCCGTCACGGGCGGCCTGCTGCTCGCCAAACTGTTCGAGGCCGCCGGCCTCCCCGAGGGCGTGCTCAACGTCGTCACCGGCCACGGGTCGGAGGTCGGCGACCGCATCGCCGGCCACCCCGAGGCCGACGTCGTCGCGTTCACTGGCTCCACTGAGGTCGGCAAGCAGGTCGCCGGCACCGCCGCCACGAACCTCGCGACGCCCGCGATGGAGCTCGGCGGCAACAACGTCCACATCGTCACCGAGGACGCAGACCTCGACCGCGCCATCGACGGCGGCGTCTTCGGCTCTTTCCTCCACTCCGGGCAGGTCTGCATCTCCGTCAACCGCCACCTCGTCCACGAGGACGTCTACGACGAGTACGTCCACCGACTCACCGAACGCGCCGAGGAACTCCCGACTGGGACTGCCCACGAACCCCAGACCGTGGTCGGCCCCATCATCGACGAGTCCCAGCGCGACCAGATCCTCGACTTCGTCGAGCAGACGGTCGACGCAGGCGCCACCGTCGAAACCGGCGGCGGCCACGACGGCCTCGTCGTCGAACCCACGGTCCTCTCGGACGCCACCAACGACATGGCCGCCGCGTGCAACGAGCACTTCGGCCCGGTCGCTCCGGTCATCCCGTTCTCGGACGACGACGAGGCCGTCGAGATGGCCAACTCGACTGACTACGGCCTCTCCGGCTCCGTCCACTCGGGCGACGTCGGGCGCGCCCGCGACATCGCCGACCGCATCGACACCGGGATGATTCACATCAACGACCAGCCCATCAACGACGAACCCCACGTCCCCTTCGGCGGCGTCGGCGACTCCGGCATGGGCCGCTACAACGGCGAAGCGGTTCTCGAAGAGTTCACCGAGCAGAAGTGGATCAGCGTGCAGCGCGAGGAGCGGGACTACCCGTTCTGA
- a CDS encoding 30S ribosomal protein S6, with translation MATFQVVVADPESGRTYQREVDGQDANRFLGLDIGDEVDGEAVGLDGYTVEITGGSDAAGRPMRPDVDGAGLQDVLLSGGPGFKPTTDGERKRVSVRGKEVSDATVQLNVAVAERGDESVASLYGEGEDEEADEEAAEA, from the coding sequence ATGGCTACGTTCCAGGTCGTCGTCGCCGACCCCGAGTCGGGGCGAACCTACCAGCGCGAGGTAGACGGACAGGACGCGAACCGCTTCCTCGGTCTCGACATCGGTGACGAGGTCGACGGCGAGGCAGTCGGCCTCGACGGCTACACCGTCGAGATCACCGGCGGCAGCGACGCCGCCGGCCGACCGATGCGCCCGGACGTCGACGGCGCCGGACTGCAGGACGTCCTGCTGTCGGGGGGCCCCGGCTTCAAGCCGACCACCGACGGCGAGCGCAAGCGCGTCAGCGTCCGCGGGAAGGAAGTCTCCGACGCCACCGTCCAGCTCAACGTCGCCGTCGCCGAGCGCGGCGACGAGTCCGTCGCCTCCCTCTACGGTGAGGGCGAGGACGAGGAGGCCGACGAGGAAGCGGCCGAAGCCTGA
- a CDS encoding sugar kinase, whose protein sequence is MATVVAVGSAVLDRVYGLSNLPEPDGGAFVRDYEERAGGVAANVACALSALDHDASVVSRVGDDDAADRVFASLADWGVDVSGVRRGDDESSYCLILRGPDGDRMIVAGGDSVPQLRLTDADRERCRDADCVFTSAYAPDVVVRDLVEMRQTGEIAALAFDLAGPISELEGRGATRETIDAAATAADLFVTNEVAARSYLDCDPSAAVESLSRAGADRVAVTVGSDGAYLGDGEVVQVDAHERAVVDTTGAGDAFTAALIHAWLLGDRPAEAAGETAAAAAAQNCTAAGARGALAVRDDLPD, encoded by the coding sequence ATGGCCACCGTCGTCGCCGTCGGGAGCGCGGTGCTCGACCGCGTCTACGGCCTCTCGAATCTCCCGGAACCCGACGGCGGCGCGTTCGTCCGCGACTACGAAGAGCGCGCAGGCGGCGTGGCCGCGAACGTCGCCTGCGCGCTCTCGGCGCTCGACCACGACGCGAGCGTCGTCTCCCGGGTCGGTGACGACGACGCGGCCGACCGCGTGTTCGCTTCGCTGGCCGATTGGGGCGTCGACGTGTCGGGCGTCCGCCGAGGCGACGACGAGTCCTCGTACTGCCTGATTCTCCGCGGTCCTGACGGCGACCGGATGATCGTCGCGGGCGGCGACAGCGTCCCGCAACTCCGACTCACGGACGCCGACCGAGAGCGCTGTCGAGACGCAGACTGCGTGTTCACGAGCGCATACGCCCCCGACGTGGTCGTCCGTGATCTTGTAGAGATGCGACAGACCGGCGAGATTGCGGCGCTCGCGTTCGACCTCGCCGGCCCGATTTCGGAACTCGAAGGCCGGGGCGCGACCCGCGAGACCATCGACGCAGCGGCGACGGCCGCGGACCTGTTCGTCACGAACGAGGTGGCCGCGCGCTCCTATCTGGACTGCGACCCGAGCGCGGCCGTCGAGTCGCTGTCCCGTGCGGGCGCCGACCGGGTCGCTGTGACTGTGGGAAGTGACGGCGCGTACCTCGGCGACGGCGAGGTGGTCCAGGTCGACGCCCACGAGCGCGCCGTCGTGGACACCACCGGCGCCGGCGACGCGTTCACCGCGGCGCTGATTCACGCGTGGCTGCTCGGCGACAGACCGGCAGAAGCAGCGGGAGAAACGGCCGCCGCGGCCGCCGCGCAGAACTGTACTGCGGCGGGCGCACGGGGTGCGCTCGCTGTCCGTGACGACCTCCCCGACTAG